The segment TCAAACAGACCAAAGCCCATGTCGTCATCAGATGCCTCAGACTCTTCCTTCACCGCCTCTTTCACTTCCTCCTtgacaggaactggagcagcctcaACAACAGGAGCAACAAAAGCTGATGGGTCAGCCAAGAAAGCTTTTACCTTAAGGACAAAAACAGATGTGTTACATCTTAAATTAAGTTTTGCCTTAATTGCAGAACAATTCCCGTTATTTCAATCTCAGAGTATTAGCTGCTGACTTGCATTTAGGAAACAGCTTATAATTAGATTACAGTTTGAAGAGAAAGCTTCCCAGGACCACACACGGGATAATGCTCAACACTGAACAAGATATTAATATGACAATTTAAGGTATAGACAAATAGAGGGGTGACATTAAACCGGGGGTGGGGTGAACATTTCCAGAGATTAGAATGTCAGCATTTGAAAGGAATCAGGAAAAGAAACTCAATAGCTACAGCAACAAATCACATCCATTCGAACATCAAACTGCAATCTGTTACGCATAATTTTTAAAAAGGACTCAAGTGTTTTTGCAAATTGCAGAAGttgaaaataataaaaatgcCACCTTCATAAGATTCTACTTCATTACACAGGCTCAAATGAAAACACTGCCCATCATTCAGAACTTAAGAATGCTCTTACTGTTCTCACTTCtatctgatttttaaaaaaatatgtaaTTCACAGGCTATGATCACTGGCAGATCCAACTATTACTGAATTGAAGAGGCAATTGTCAAACACATTGGCAGGTCTGATGTCACACTCTAAAACAAGGTTGGCAGACAGTGGTGGCACTAGCTTTAAAATATTCCAGAtacttttaattattttaattcatCGGCTACTAATATGGGATGTGAACTATGTCTCTGCACCAATTTTTCAGGGCATTACAAGATAGTCATTTAAGTCAGCTGCGCTAAAGAATTCATCGATTTTTTTtgtaagacggaactgcagatgctggtttagaccgaagatagacacaaaaagctggagtaactcagcaggtcagtcagtatcgctggagaaaataaataggtgacgtttctggttgagacctttcttcagactgagagacagaggagagggaaccgagCGATATGACAAGGTACATTGGTGCAAAAAAACAGATCAAAGTCTGCAAAGACgatccaggaaaggtggagcccacaatggtccattgttggacgTGGCAGGTGATAACGAGTAATGCAAACGGATTGCATAGATAGGCTAATATTTCAGTCATCATCTAGTTCAGGTGTCACCTCGCATAAAAATTCAACTCTCCTACCCCATCAATCTAGTCATGATGAACTATGGGCCATGGTTAAAGTGAAAACAAGATCAAGGAGTGTTATGTTCAGTGGTGAACATCTTCAAATAATGAAGCAGAATGGTGTCAAACAGTAGAGCTCATCTGACAAATGACAATCAGCCCTGTTCAAACATGCAGATAAATATCATGGGCTCAGGACACTAAAATGCAGGTGTCTAATCAACAATCTTACATTCAAAAGCGTTGCCATAACTAGATTCACCAACACCAAAACAGAGGTCATATAATTAATGAGAAACTTGGCAATACACAATTGAACCTGGTAACCTGAAGAGCAAGTAAAGGTCACATGCCAACTATAATGCAGTGagcctctccaccactctcccctccccccgtgATGATACCAAAAATAAAGAACTATTTGACAAGTGCCCAGATTCATGTAGCTCAAACACTAAAGAAATATAGAGTGCAGGGCAAAGGACAAAGTAGCCGGTTGGATTAACATTACATTCATTCTCTGCAGCAGTAGCACACTGTAGCTGCAATTTGTATGATATACGAGAGCTGGAGGTTTAGAGATGGAGGAGTGACCCGATCGAAGTATCCAAAATCTTGAAAGCTAGAGATAAAACCAGGGTGCAaacgtcaaatactagagggcataggttcaaggtgagcgaGGGGAAGTTTAAAATATGGGTGTGCCGcaacttgagtaaaacacaaagagcCAGAAGAACTCAGCAAgctaggcagtatctgtggaggaaatgtacAGGTGACGTTTAGGTTTGAGACTTGTGCTTTAAAATTAAAGAGTTGGTGGTGGCCTGGATCAAGGTGACGGAAGCAGGCAAATTtgtaatatttaagaaacatatagACAGACATACAAACAGGCAGGGAACCACATGGACAGGCAGGCCACAAAGTGATGGATTTGTTTAGATTGGCATAGTGATGAGCAGATATGgtgaccgaagggcttgtttccatgctctatttgCCTAAAAAGTTCTGAAAGTACCTACCTAATCCACAAGTTCTACCCAGGGGCACTATAGTCAGAGGTACAAGAGGATAGCATTTGCAAGGTCCCCTTTGAGTCAGAGGGAAACATAAATGCTTTTCATGGTCACCAAGTCTAAATACTGGAATATGTCGGAGTGGCTACAACCGAGGGTCTATTACACCACGACTGCAGCAGCTCTTCATTTTCCACAGGCAATTAATTATAAGGCAAGAAATGTTGACTTCTGCAGCAACATCCACATAAAAGTTATATTCAGAATGGACTGAACAGAACTCCAattaccacggtggtggcataaAGAAAAATAGTAACCAATTATGTGCAGCATGGGGGAAATTGCAGTATCACAGAACACAatacctacagtggcttgcaaaagtattcataccccttgtacttttccacattttgtcatgttacaaccacaaacgtaaatgtattttattgggattttatgtgatagaccaacacaaagtggtgcataattgtgaagtggaaggaaaatgatacatggttttcaaatttttttacaaataaaaaactgaaaagtgtggcgtgcaaatgtattcagccccccctgagtcaatacttcgtagaaccacctttcgctgcaattacagctgcaagtcttttggtgtatgtctctaccagctttgcacatctagagactgaattggatttaggtctggactttgactgggccattctaacacatgaatatgctttgatctaaaccattccactgtagctctggctgtatgtttagggccgttgtcctgctggaaggtgaacctccgccccagtctcaagtcttttgcagactctaacaggttttcttccaagattgccctgtatttggctccatccatcttcccatcaactctgaccagcttccctgtccctgctgaagaaaagcatccccacagcatgatgctgccaccaccatgtttcacagtggggatggtgtgttcagggtgatgtgcagttagttttccaccacacatagcgttttgcatttaggccaaaaacttcaattttggtctcatctgaccagagcaccttcctccacatgtttgctgtgtcccccacatggcttgtggcaaacagaCTTCTTatagctttttttcaacaatggctttcttcttgccactcttccataaaggcccgatttgtggagtgcacgactaatagttgtcctatggacagattctcccacctgagctgtggatctctgcagctcctccagagttaccatgggcttcttggctgcttctctgatcaatgctctccttgcccgacctgtcagtttaggtggacggccatgtcttggtaggtttgcagttgtgccatactctttccattttcggatgatggattgaacagtgctccgtgagatgttcaaagcttgggatatttttttataacctaaccctgctttaaacttctccacaactttatccctgacctgtctggtgtgttccttgggcttcatgatgctgtttggtcactaatgttctctaacaaacctctgaggccttcacagaacagctgtatttatactgagattagattacacacaagtggactctatttactaattaggtgacttctgaaggcaattggttgcactggattttatttaggggtatcagagtaaagggggctgaatacttttgcacgccacacttttcagttttttatttgtaaaaaaatttgaaaaccatgtataattttccttccacttcacaattatgcgccactttgtgttggtctatcacataaaatcccaataaaatacgtttgtggttgtaacgtgacaaaatgtggaaaagttcaagggttttgaatacttttgcaagccactgtatattgggTTGAATGAGCTTACTCATCCATAATAATCCATAATCAAGAATCAGCAACATCCAAATCAATTCATCTCTTTACATTTGAACAGCTGGAATTCAACACAAAGACTTGTCCACCATTACCTTATCAGCTAATGGGAAGGAGTAGTCTGTCTCCACAGCGATGGCCAGCACCCTCTTGTAACCATTAATGATAGAATGTGGTATCGAGGCTATGGTTGGATAACCAATTTGCAGACACACACTGGCCACATTGCGGACTCCCTGTGAAAACATTTgaggtcaagaatgtttaattgccataGGCACTGtcaacagaacaattacattcttacttgcgacAACATAACATGCCTGTGACACAATACACAAATATCTAATGCACAACATTCAGTAAACTAACAACCCAAATACTAGTGTGTAAAAGAAAAATCCCAAGTACTTAGTGCAAGCAAAGATAGTCCATtgattagtgttgtgcagtgttcaagagctggATTGTTGTTGGGGAGAAGCTATTCATGAACCTTGTGGTCATggctttcagactcctatacctttttCCAATGGTAGAAGTGAGAGAGCACGGCCTGGGTTTTTGATGATACTAGTACCCTTTTTGGCAACAATTACTTTGATGTTAACCAAAAGACTGTATTTATCAACAAGTATAATCACAGTAAGCATGAGGAAACCAAGCTTCAACCTTCTGAAAGAGTACAAAATAAAGCTCCAGTGCAAAATTCCAGGCAGTCCATTTCCTGCTTGTTCAAGGTCCTACATTGCcatttgaacatttaaaaaaaaagtccatGACAAATTCAAACAATGTTATAGCATTTAACAGTACAATAGGAACCAGCATTTTGCAATGTCAGCTCACAAGACCCTAAATTTGTTTATAAAACAGCCAAATCCTTTAAGGCTGAGACCGTCATAACGTTACAAAATCTCTAGCAAGAAGCCCGAGCAATGTAATTTGGCATACCTCCAGGAAACATTTCTGCAGAGTTTCTTCTGTGATGTCCAGGACCTCAGGCTCATATACACTGCCATTGTCATAAACCTGCCTGATCACCAAGCCGTAGGAGAAGGGAGAGATATTCAACATGTTCAGCAGAGTGGCTTCACTGGCTCCCACCTTGTCACCAATCTTGATGAGATATACATCGTTCTAAGGGAAGATAATTAGTTGTCAGGGAAGAACAGCAACTTTACACCATACTAAGGTTATAACAAGTGAGGACAATTATTTCAAGGATAATTACACAGTGACAATTTTATAAGCACCATTTAGAAAGCGTCAAAATATCACCATAAAATGAATCCCAGCCTGCAGTTAAGGTCACAGAACTTTAATTTTTCGTGTAAAACAATGTAATAATTCAGTGAGAGCAATTACAAAACTGCACAAGGCTTCAGAAAAATCATACGATTAATCCTACTAATTTAAGGGAAGTTGAATTTAAGTGGAGTCACTGCCTCTGTGACAGAGATCCAGGTTTAATCTTGAGCTCAGTTGCTTCCTGTGTAAACTTTGCATATTCTGACAATGTATGGATTTCCTCCAGTcggctcggtttcctcccatgtcccaaagacgtgccaaATGTTTGGTTAATCAGCTACTGTACATTGCCCCTAATAAGCAAATGGTAAAATGGGGTGCTGAGGAGAATGTGCAGAGAAtaataaaaatgggattaatgtaggattagcataaatggaagggcctgtttctgtgcaacaTCTCAATGACACCTTAAATAAAGCAGGGCAGCTCTTATGTGCATACTTACTAGAATTTCAATGGTACCTCTGGAGATCTTGGTGGTGATTCCCAAAGCTTGGAAGAAAGATGTCTTCTCAGGTCCCAAACCAGTGTTTTGACCGAACACAGTGACCTCACATGGAGCAATAGCACCAGCACGAGCAGCAGCTGGGACCTGTGGAGATAATTAAAGTAATTCAGCACCGGTGGAACAAAGACAGGCGAGCAGAGCAACATGAGTTGACACTAAACAACAGAAAGCACTCTTAATTAATACAAATACATATCAACCTGAATGCATCTTAACATAAAGACCAGTCAGACTGAGCCAACATTAAAGATGTGCCAATTATTCTCCTCTCATCACCAGCAGTGCAGAGATACTTCATTAAACTAAAGATGTCATATCATAATTGGCAATGAAGATCCCATGCTAaagttaataatcgactcaaactTAAACAAACACGAATGGCAATTAATGTCATTgtagatcagtggttcccaacctttttttggccatgccccacctaatcacctctaaaatcctgatgcccccccccccccccccccccatgtggtgatatataattcttatcatttaaaaagtgaactccgtttcagctgaagaagcttaaaacgccaataccttggtttaaacaagctccaaaaaaataaaaatcaaaaatttggacccagacctcctcagtcgcgctcaattgccccccttaaaaatcgtacgtcccacgttgggaaccactgttgTAGATGGACATTAGAGTTGGAGATCAAAGCCTTTTACCTTGTTGGACAGCAGCATGTCACGAACTTCACATAAATCCTCCTTGGTGAACACAAAGCCAACGTTGCCACGAATATGTGGTAAGAGCCTGAAGAGAAACAGTAGAAGTAAATAAGTGCATCAATTACATACCGTGATAAACACTTGTAGCTGTACTGCTTTATCATCTCACTCACTTTTCCAAAGCAGGGTTGTTTTCCAGATGACCACGGATAGCCTTGCGCATCATGGTATTCTTGCCCATCAACACGACAGCCTTGCCACGCAGCGATATACGGATCTGCTGCATTTGCTTTGATCCAACATTGTCTGCTCCAACGATGAAGCATTTTGGATAGTCATCCAAAAGTTGCTAAAGAAATTACAGGAATACTTTATGTACAAGAGGACCCAGTTTCATATCTGAAACTAAAACAAACTTATCAAATGTGCACCTGTTGAATCCAGTCTTACACTTAAACATCTTGCAGAACAATCTTTCCACTTTTGAAGCCATGTACATTTTTGTAACACCAGTGCTACTCAGGTCCTAATACAGTTTGGAAGAAATGAACTGAAATGTTGAAGCTGCTTCTCTTCCCATAGATGCagcctaatctgctgagtatttccagcatttgtagttgtTTTACTTTCCCTAAGATTTTGTGCCTCACCCCACTTGCTGAGTCTAGTTAAAGGCTTAGTTCAAGGCAAATTACATTCTAACCAACTTTGAACCTTTTGATGAAGTAAGAGAGTAGTCACATGTTATATATGATCTTCCATAAGGTTTGGGATAAAGTGCCACAGAGTACTTTTTTTTCAAATGGGCCTCAATTTTAATAAGAGGTTGAAAACATGGACAGCAAATTTACAAACAGTAACAAAGGTCAATTTTCCAGAACATTAGGGGGACAATGGAGTTTTGCAGGGCTTGATTCTTTACAAGGGCATGATTCCCAAATCAGCATTTGAACACAGTTTGGAGGCATAGTGAACCTACAGGTGGAtcgtaagtgagccagtaccttcagcagtcatgcccaggccataacacccccaccactgtgtttcacagatgaggtggtatgttttaGACCTTCTCTCctgcatactttgctcttgccatcactctgatataagttaatcttcatctcatctgtccacaagacctttttccagaactgtggctgctcttttaagtacttcttggcaaactgtaaccgggccatcttatttttgcagctaaccagtggtatgcatcttgcagtgtagcctctgtttttctgatcatgaagtcttctgcagacagtggtcattgacaaatccacacctgactcctgaatgtttctgtgttcaaaagggaactgcagatgctggaatatcgaaggtacacaaaattgctggggaaactcagcggaatgataacctacctgacctcccggtggctcagcacttcaactccccctcccattcccaatccgacctctctgtcctgggtctcctccattgccagagtgagcaacagcggaaattggaggaacagcacctcgtattccgtctggggtccttgcgtccttatggcatcaacattgaattcccccaatttggctagcccgtgctgtctcctccccttccttcaccctctagctgtctcctcccaccctcccatccgcccgccctcgggctcctcctcctcctccctttttccttctttctttccccacccccatcagtctgaagaagggtttcggcccgaaacgtcgcctatttccttcgctccatagatgctgctgcacccgctgagtttccccagcaattttgtgtacctcctgaatgtttctgatctgtcggacaggtgtttggggatttttctttattatagagaaatcttctgtcatcagctgtggaagtcttccttggcctgccagtccctttgcgattaataagctcaccagtgctctctttcttcttaatgatgttccaaacagttcattttggtaagcctaaggtttggctgatgtctctaacagtgttATTCTTGTTTCGCAGTCTcaaaatggcttatttgactttcattggcacaactttggtcctttgATAAACACCAATTACAGTttctaaaggtgatggaaagactggaggaaagactagatgctgagagctctcttataccccacttgctggggggggggggactatctataaacacagctgtaaattctacatggttaaaccaaaatgtataaaatctgacaatgtgcactttatccacaggtgatttttttctattacaaatcttaaattgtgtggtacaaaggcaaataaatcaattatgggtctttgtcccaaacattaaggagaGCACTGTATGCCTTTCCTCCCAAACACCAAACACTGTAATTTAAATGTTAGGTTTATTGCAATTAATGGTTCACATTAGTCCATTATTCAGTCCCAATTGTATCAGGCCGAGACCCATCATGTTAAAAGTCATTCTTTAGTGTGATTAATTATCAGAACCCTTGAGCCGGAAATGATCTAAAAATgacatatttccaacattttctttcttttcaacaTATTTTGACGTAAACTTGGTTATCTTAAATCGTCTTTCAAATACTTGGGGCAAATCTTAAAGTATTAAAAGTGTGCAGATCCTGACAGCCTGGACTACCAAGAGTGAAGAAGGTCATACTCACGataattttaataaaataattgGACTTCCACGCTGCTCTGTCTTCCCTGGGCATCTTTATGTGCTTCCAAGGATTGCCACAAACTGGTTTAAAGACACGATTTTGCTGCAAGGCAATGAGAAAAAGTGAAATGAGGCTTCCACAATTAAACTAGGAATAGATGTTTCATATAAACAAAAGCACAATTGATAAATACTATCCACCCACTTTTAAAATAATCCCTCTTTCACACAAGTATTTCCTACCTTAAATGCCCAAGGTTACATTTGGTACTCCAGGTGAGGCCTCATCAAAACCATTTCCCATATTTGCATTCAATTCCTCTTGCGATAAAGTCTAACAACCTATTTGCCTTCATAATGACTTGCTACTTCATAAATATTCCCAGATTCTTCAATACAGGATGCTGATCCTCTAGTTTTGTCCATTTAAACCATATTTTATCTTTTATTCTTCCCAGAGTAAGCAAATCCATATCTTAAAATTAAACTAACTTTATTTTACCCACTCTAACTCTTTACTGACCCTGTAATTTCATCTTACTTTACTGATCCATTTTGTACAGCAAATGCGGTTATTGTGGATCAGGAGTTTCCAGATGTCACATTTCCATACCGTCAATTGAGAACTTATATACTTAAAAATCGAAGACAAAGTGTATCTTTCAGCCCAACATGCTAGAGGTTGATGATTTGACTGATAATCTCAGAGACAAGATATTTTAAACTCACTCGTTATTATGGCTTTAGCATGGTTGCACAAAAATAGTGCATGTCTTGGACCATGTAACTGATCTAAAAACTAAAACGAAATAGGGAGCTGCTTTCAACAAGAGGGAAGGTAATAAACATTGAAATGATATTGGCAAAGATACAGGCAAAACAATAATCTCAAAATTAATCCGTATTTGGGCAATGCCATTTGAACATTAGGCATCATCAAATAGGAAATTCAATTAGGTCACAGCAAATCAGTTTAATTTGATCCGTACAATGAAAATTTTGTTGCAGGTTGACAGTATAACGAAAAAGGCTTTTTGCATGCTAGACTTCAGTCACGGAAGTATGTATAGAAGTCGAGacgttatgttatagttgtacaagacaatAGTTAGGAATTTTCTTGGTCACCCATTTTGGGGAAAGAAGCCATGGGTGCAGAGAAGTTTGATGAGGATGCTGAtaggagggcctgagttatagggcaaGATTGTGCAGGCtcagactttattctttggaacacaggaggctgagaggtgatcttagagAAACGAGAAAGGATGCTGGAATTTCAGGTAAAACACCAAGTGCTCAAGCAACACAAAGGGTAGGTAGCatctggagaaacatagaaattaggtgtgggagtaggccattcggcccttcaagccagcatcgccattctatatgatcatccaaaatcagtatcccgttcctgatttctccccatatcccttgattctgttagccctaagagctaaatctaactctctcttgaatacatccagtgaattagcctccagtgcctttgtggcagagaattccccagatttacaactctctggctgaaaaagtgtttcctcatcagtCCTAAAAGGCCTACCCATTTAGGATAATGGACTAACagcatttcagtttgggaccatttttcagacGAATCTTAGAGGTTTATAAACTCATAATGGGAATAGTTAGGAAATTACACCTTTCCCCCCCCAAAGTTAGAGGAATCACGAACCCGggggcatcggtttaaggtgaatggggaaagatttaataagaacccgagggacaaccttttcagagggtggtgggtatgtggaacaagttgCGAGGTGGCAAGTTAGAAagtaataagaaggaactgcagatgtcggtttatatcaaagatgctggagtaactcagcgggtcaggcagcatcttcaaagCCAAACCGATaattcacctatccatttccttcagagatgctgcctgaccagctgagttactccaggattttgtgtgtcCTTCATTGGGCAAGTTAGAAATCCGTGCTGGACTTCAGGCGTGGCACACCATGACAGTCAGATGGGGTGGGGACCAGCAAGGAGCGGGACACGTGTATGAGGCCTGAGGCGGGCACCGCGATCTGAGGCGCCCAGCGGTGCTGAGTCCCAACCACTTGCCGCAGACCGACTCCCACTAAAGTCTGGGTCGCGTGGTGACCTGGCCGCTCGGTTTAATGCCGGGCCCCACATTGGGAGAGCAGCCGCCCGGCCCACACCGCCGCCACAACAACAACAAGCAGCTGCACGGTCCGTCCACTCGCTCACCTCAGAGCCACggcaagaaagagagagagcggaAGCTGCGTCTAACCCATAACGCACCGCGCCGCCGGCGAGCCACCAATCACCGGGCTCATTAACATTGTCCAATCAGCTCACACACCCACGGAAATCTGACCAATCCAAACTAAAGCTGTGTCGCAGCCAATCAGAAGGAGGGTTACATAATACATCACTGTGGGCCAATCTTATTGTGGGAAAGGGAATGCAACGTCCCAATGAACGAATCGCTAGGCTAACGTCCAATCACAGCAATGAAGCATAGGTCCACCACCAGTGTTTGGCCAGTGGTTGGTGGCGTAtgtaaccaaagatcctatagcgagcaagatcaaAGAGATCtttgagcaagatagtccactcctgctTAATGCAATTCTGttcattcataattctgttaaatgttcttaaagattaatatgttaacaaattatgattctgttaattgtattttttaaggtttttttgaaaaaaaaatcttttgaaatggctcatgtgctgtgtttgagttgatttttaaaattacacttgcactctgtaattcatctaatcacactgttcacaactgcggtaTTTGGAAAAATAACAGCAAtatgaagatacacaaaaatgctggagaaactcagcgggtgcagcagcatctatggagcgaaggaaataggtaacggttcgggccgaaaccttttcttgaacacttgaacaatatgaagattccggttgctctactcttggaatgctccttaatgtttttttgtgtctatggaattgtttttcaacaataaaatgggtctggtgttcccaatagccagagagtggaatgagatctgtctgttaTGGTGGGGTCatctaaatgaagtatttaacaaaataaaaattgttttgaaCGAGATTAAAAAACGATGTATAGggtggttgcacgaaaggtcactgggtcatagggctcgacgcacggagccgctaaatccaactggaagacatccgtccctTCCGGTATatattattaatgctagaaacgcgtactttcctacctgttaaaaaccgccaaaatgttgaaattTTGCGCTGAAAAtttttgtgggagtcggg is part of the Amblyraja radiata isolate CabotCenter1 chromosome 25, sAmbRad1.1.pri, whole genome shotgun sequence genome and harbors:
- the rplp0 gene encoding 60S acidic ribosomal protein P0, with protein sequence MPREDRAAWKSNYFIKIIQLLDDYPKCFIVGADNVGSKQMQQIRISLRGKAVVLMGKNTMMRKAIRGHLENNPALEKLLPHIRGNVGFVFTKEDLCEVRDMLLSNKVPAAARAGAIAPCEVTVFGQNTGLGPEKTSFFQALGITTKISRGTIEILNDVYLIKIGDKVGASEATLLNMLNISPFSYGLVIRQVYDNGSVYEPEVLDITEETLQKCFLEGVRNVASVCLQIGYPTIASIPHSIINGYKRVLAIAVETDYSFPLADKVKAFLADPSAFVAPVVEAAPVPVKEEVKEAVKEESEASDDDMGFGLFD